One Alphaproteobacteria bacterium genomic window carries:
- a CDS encoding SapC family protein → MGNRVGGVVTTATAEPQAATQAGQAALPLFYQKPRVLDSTQDAGRKIRRLGDYSFAAKSNAIPLVIDEFFVAATQYPIVFLATQDPVPAIVTGVTPSTNLFISKQGQWEKGHYVPAYIRRYPFILIDDTTNRQLVLCIDEASNLFGEDADLALFENGKPSDVTDKALQFCAALRQQGEATDAFMKAMRQHNLLVERNIEIDTPAGDKHKVSGFLTIDENRFQSLPDDVFVAWRHQGWVGLVYAHLISQQRWAQLGALASARK, encoded by the coding sequence ATTGGAAACAGAGTCGGAGGCGTTGTGACGACGGCGACAGCAGAGCCACAAGCAGCTACCCAGGCCGGTCAGGCCGCCCTTCCGCTGTTCTATCAGAAGCCCCGCGTGCTCGACAGCACGCAAGACGCCGGCCGCAAGATCCGCCGCCTCGGCGATTACAGCTTCGCCGCCAAATCGAACGCCATTCCGCTGGTGATCGACGAATTCTTCGTCGCCGCCACGCAATACCCCATCGTATTCCTCGCCACGCAAGATCCGGTGCCCGCCATCGTGACCGGTGTGACACCAAGCACCAATCTTTTCATCAGCAAACAAGGCCAATGGGAAAAGGGCCATTATGTGCCCGCCTATATCCGCCGCTACCCCTTCATCCTGATCGATGACACTACCAACCGCCAGCTCGTGCTGTGCATCGACGAAGCCTCCAACCTGTTCGGCGAAGATGCCGATCTTGCGCTGTTCGAAAACGGCAAGCCTTCGGATGTGACCGACAAGGCGCTGCAGTTCTGCGCCGCGCTGCGCCAGCAAGGCGAAGCAACCGACGCTTTCATGAAAGCGATGCGCCAACACAACCTGCTGGTCGAACGCAATATCGAAATCGATACGCCCGCGGGCGACAAGCACAAGGTCAGCGGCTTTCTGACGATCGACGAAAACCGCTTCCAGTCATTGCCGGACGATGTATTCGTGGCATGGCGGCATCAGGGCTGGGTCGGGCTGGTTTATGCCCATCTGATCTCGCAGCAGCGCTGGGCCCAGCTGGGCGCATTGGCCAGCGCGCGGAAATAA
- a CDS encoding DUF1491 family protein: MADDRLRTDLIVNAQIRTAAAEGVPIVVIRKGDLAGGTILLKINRLDGHAHLLTQVRIGDELVWSPLTKTDPLPEKEADSAMRQQASYDPDLWLIEIEDKQGRHWFPGKRAGR; encoded by the coding sequence ATGGCAGATGACCGCCTCCGCACCGATCTGATCGTCAACGCACAGATTCGCACCGCCGCCGCCGAAGGCGTGCCGATTGTCGTTATCCGCAAGGGCGACCTTGCGGGCGGTACAATTTTGTTAAAAATCAACCGGCTCGATGGTCATGCTCATTTACTGACGCAGGTACGGATAGGTGACGAACTTGTCTGGTCGCCGCTCACGAAAACCGATCCGCTGCCGGAAAAAGAAGCCGATTCCGCAATGCGGCAGCAAGCGTCCTACGACCCGGACCTCTGGCTCATTGAAATCGAGGATAAACAGGGTCGCCACTGGTTCCCGGGCAAAAGGGCCGGGCGCTGA
- the surE gene encoding 5'/3'-nucleotidase SurE, with protein MMSIRLPRILITNDDGIDAPGLTLLHDIAAAMAEEVWVIAPDHDRSGTGQTITLTEPIRVQQRTERVFAVSGTPSDCVAMALGHLMRENRPNLLLSGVNAGRNVGDEINLSGTVGAALCGLMLGVPSIALSQECQSRDSINWEPARAHIPTLLQHFLAKGWRKDTCLSVNIPDIPPDMIRDFAYARAGTKNITRIEVEERTDKRENNYYWFSLGRTPENVGDEESDIAIMRKGQIAVTAVTLDRSLSLGRAAVSLRDIAAA; from the coding sequence GTGATGTCCATTCGCCTGCCACGCATATTGATTACAAACGATGACGGTATTGACGCGCCCGGTCTTACCCTTTTGCACGATATCGCCGCCGCGATGGCTGAAGAAGTCTGGGTGATCGCGCCCGATCATGACCGCAGCGGCACCGGCCAAACAATTACGCTTACCGAACCCATCCGCGTTCAGCAGCGCACCGAACGCGTGTTTGCGGTTTCCGGCACGCCATCCGATTGCGTCGCCATGGCGCTCGGCCATCTGATGCGCGAAAACAGGCCGAACCTTTTGCTCTCCGGCGTCAATGCCGGCCGCAATGTGGGCGACGAGATCAATCTTTCCGGCACCGTAGGCGCGGCGCTGTGCGGGCTGATGCTGGGCGTGCCTTCGATCGCGCTGAGCCAGGAATGCCAAAGCCGCGACAGCATCAATTGGGAACCGGCGCGGGCGCATATCCCCACCTTGCTGCAACATTTCCTTGCCAAGGGCTGGCGCAAGGATACTTGCCTATCGGTCAACATCCCCGATATTCCGCCCGACATGATCCGCGATTTTGCATACGCGCGCGCGGGCACCAAGAACATCACCAGGATCGAGGTCGAGGAGCGCACCGATAAGCGCGAAAACAATTACTACTGGTTCTCGCTCGGCCGCACGCCCGAAAATGTAGGCGACGAGGAAAGCGATATCGCCATCATGCGCAAAGGCCAGATCGCCGTTACAGCCGTAACCCTTGATCGCAGCCTGTCGCTCGGTCGCGCCGCGGTCAGTTTGCGCGACATCGCCGCCGCCTGA
- a CDS encoding response regulator, which translates to MLHDNTILLVEDTLSLARTYEEYLKAAGYSPHHVACGNDALDALAQSLPSAVVLDIVLPDISGIKVLKKLHASNPEIPVVIITAHGSVNVAVEAMREGAFDFIVKPFPAARLQVTLKNALSQRALRHEVRELRQALDQEGFYDFIGKSPAMQAVYRIIDSVAASKASVFITGESGTGKELAAQAVHKASPRRAAPFIAMNCAAIPHELLESHIFGHIKGSFTGAVGDQIGAGKAADGGTLFLDEVGEMPLELQVKLLRFIQTGEVQQIGSTKAEKVDVRIVAATNRDPMAEVKAGNFREDLYYRLHVVPVDMPPLRERDDDIIILALYFLAKFAREEGKGFTALTPAAEAMLRRHDWPGNVRELENVMRNVVVLHNGPAVTPAMLPEALQHAPVGADGESANGGTVVPQALAPVPVKPLWLTEKEAIMNALVTTGQEVPRAAALLEVSPSTLYRKLQAWKSLEQSGN; encoded by the coding sequence ATGCTGCACGACAACACCATCCTGCTGGTCGAAGATACGTTGTCGCTGGCGCGCACCTACGAAGAATATCTGAAAGCCGCCGGCTACAGCCCGCACCATGTCGCGTGCGGCAACGATGCGCTCGATGCGCTCGCGCAAAGCCTGCCCTCCGCCGTGGTGCTCGATATCGTCCTGCCCGATATCAGCGGCATCAAGGTCCTGAAAAAGCTGCATGCCAGCAACCCGGAAATACCGGTCGTGATCATCACGGCGCACGGTTCGGTGAATGTTGCGGTCGAGGCTATGCGCGAAGGCGCGTTCGATTTTATCGTCAAACCCTTCCCCGCCGCGCGGCTGCAGGTGACATTGAAGAACGCGCTTTCGCAGCGCGCATTGCGGCACGAGGTGCGGGAACTGCGCCAGGCGCTTGATCAGGAAGGATTCTACGATTTCATCGGCAAATCCCCGGCCATGCAGGCGGTCTATCGCATCATCGATTCGGTCGCCGCCAGCAAGGCCAGCGTATTCATCACCGGTGAAAGCGGCACCGGCAAGGAACTGGCGGCGCAGGCGGTCCATAAAGCCAGCCCGCGCCGGGCGGCGCCCTTTATCGCCATGAACTGCGCTGCGATCCCCCACGAATTGCTTGAAAGCCATATCTTCGGTCACATCAAAGGTTCCTTCACCGGCGCGGTCGGCGACCAGATCGGTGCGGGCAAGGCCGCCGATGGCGGCACACTGTTCCTCGACGAGGTTGGCGAAATGCCGCTCGAGCTGCAGGTCAAGCTGCTCCGCTTCATCCAGACCGGCGAGGTGCAGCAAATCGGCAGCACGAAGGCAGAAAAGGTCGATGTCCGGATCGTGGCCGCCACCAACCGCGACCCGATGGCCGAGGTGAAGGCCGGGAATTTCCGTGAAGACCTGTATTACCGCCTGCATGTCGTGCCGGTCGATATGCCGCCGCTACGTGAACGGGATGACGACATTATCATCCTCGCGCTCTATTTCCTTGCAAAATTCGCGCGCGAGGAGGGCAAGGGTTTCACCGCCCTCACCCCGGCGGCCGAAGCGATGCTGCGCCGCCACGATTGGCCGGGCAATGTGCGCGAACTTGAAAATGTCATGCGCAACGTGGTCGTGCTGCATAACGGCCCCGCCGTCACGCCCGCCATGCTGCCCGAAGCCTTGCAACACGCGCCCGTGGGCGCGGACGGGGAAAGCGCGAACGGCGGCACGGTCGTACCGCAAGCGCTTGCGCCCGTGCCGGTCAAACCGCTGTGGCTTACGGAAAAGGAAGCGATCATGAACGCGCTTGTGACAACAGGGCAGGAAGTGCCGCGCGCCGCCGCGCTGCTTGAAGTCAGCCCCTCCACGCTTTATCGCAAGCTGCAGGCTTGGAAATCGCTGGAACAGAGCGGAAATTAA
- the rpsU gene encoding 30S ribosomal protein S21: MQVLVRDNNVDQALRVLKKKMQREGVFREMKLRRNYEKPSEKKARERAEAIRRQRKVERKRKEREGF, translated from the coding sequence GTGCAAGTTCTGGTCCGTGATAACAACGTCGATCAGGCCCTGAGGGTCCTGAAGAAAAAGATGCAGCGCGAAGGCGTATTCCGCGAAATGAAGCTGCGCCGCAATTACGAAAAGCCGTCGGAAAAGAAGGCGCGCGAACGCGCCGAAGCTATCCGCCGCCAGCGCAAGGTTGAGCGCAAGCGCAAGGAGCGCGAAGGCTTCTAG
- the def gene encoding peptide deformylase: MTLHKLTFMGNPVLREVAALIEHPQDAVLLQLVADMHETMLAEEGVGLAAPQVGISQRLFVFRVPEERTSDDKDDAPWQHQTLINPEITPLSDEMEMGWEGCLSIPGLRGVVPRYKRIGYRGIDEKGKMVEREAAGFHARVVQHELDHLDGVLYLDRMKDMRHLTFESEMHHFMKQEEM, from the coding sequence ATGACCCTGCATAAGCTTACATTCATGGGCAACCCGGTGCTGCGCGAGGTCGCGGCGCTGATCGAGCATCCGCAGGATGCCGTCCTTTTGCAACTGGTCGCCGACATGCACGAAACCATGCTGGCGGAAGAAGGGGTGGGGCTGGCGGCGCCGCAGGTCGGCATCAGCCAGCGTTTGTTCGTGTTCCGCGTGCCCGAAGAGCGCACCAGCGACGATAAAGACGATGCGCCGTGGCAGCACCAGACCCTGATCAACCCCGAGATCACGCCGCTAAGCGACGAGATGGAAATGGGATGGGAAGGCTGCCTCTCGATTCCCGGTTTGCGCGGCGTCGTGCCGCGCTACAAGCGCATCGGTTATCGCGGCATTGATGAAAAGGGCAAGATGGTCGAACGCGAAGCCGCCGGTTTCCACGCCCGCGTGGTGCAGCACGAGCTGGATCATCTTGATGGCGTGCTCTATCTTGATCGCATGAAGGATATGCGCCACCTGACTTTCGAAAGCGAAATGCATCACTTCATGAAGCAGGAGGAGATGTGA
- a CDS encoding COQ9 family protein, translated as MTAKKKKDARKKAAPVQAEDLMLAIVRQVPRHGWSEAALRAGAEAVGAEAVGAEAVGAAPGAVYLHFPRGVRDVVAAFSAWADRRMLAAIKKAANFTRWRVRDKIAFGVQARLEALAPYRDAVRGLLPWAAVPLHAPFALRQAYDTTDAMWRAAGDTSTDFNFYTKRGLLVFVLKTTTFFWLDDASKGQAETWKFLERRIAEVLKVGQKAAALRELNIGALAASIIKRAA; from the coding sequence ATGACGGCGAAAAAGAAAAAGGATGCGCGCAAGAAAGCCGCGCCCGTGCAGGCGGAAGACCTGATGCTTGCAATTGTGCGGCAGGTTCCGCGCCATGGCTGGTCTGAAGCGGCCTTGCGGGCGGGCGCCGAAGCGGTTGGCGCCGAAGCGGTTGGCGCCGAAGCGGTTGGCGCCGCGCCCGGCGCGGTATATTTGCATTTCCCGCGCGGCGTGCGCGATGTTGTGGCGGCATTCAGCGCCTGGGCCGACCGGCGGATGCTTGCGGCCATAAAAAAAGCCGCGAACTTTACGCGTTGGCGCGTACGCGACAAAATTGCGTTCGGGGTGCAAGCCCGGCTTGAGGCGCTTGCGCCCTACCGCGATGCGGTGCGCGGGCTGTTGCCATGGGCGGCCGTGCCGCTGCACGCACCCTTTGCTTTGCGTCAGGCCTATGACACGACCGACGCAATGTGGCGCGCGGCGGGCGATACATCGACCGATTTCAATTTCTACACCAAGCGCGGTTTGCTGGTTTTCGTTTTGAAAACCACGACCTTCTTCTGGCTTGATGATGCATCGAAAGGGCAGGCGGAGACTTGGAAGTTCCTTGAACGCCGCATTGCCGAGGTTTTGAAGGTCGGGCAGAAGGCCGCAGCGCTGCGCGAGCTGAATATCGGTGCGCTGGCTGCATCTATCATCAAGCGCGCGGCCTAA
- a CDS encoding DUF1513 domain-containing protein has protein sequence MLCSRRAFLAYMSAFAVTACAGPMRFADSFSTERRLLVSGPDCIFAFDLATRELAVIQTGFLTHSFLPHTDDPEMVLAIERWGRRAAEINLADATLTRRLTSPEKMWFFGHGIKPAGGDTVYISGVSFENGHGYLMGYDARSLEPIVKHDVANTNIHECHILPDGTAMVASSGVTGRVTSFFEDGKRVEPAALVHVDLTDGRVLGRKVLADPDQTIGHFAQTGDGGLLALTRPMNRSKRKYGYLCAGHIDRPGLSEIPLPPELDGKLNGEMLSVAIDKRDRIAAVTNPGSGTLLFIDLERNVLRDWMACRTQSVAYDGAMASFIATPNKEIMQVDTGLKTLSPLSPPAMADRLNVSGSHSLIV, from the coding sequence ATGCTTTGTTCGCGCCGCGCCTTTCTGGCCTATATGTCAGCCTTCGCCGTCACAGCCTGCGCGGGGCCGATGCGTTTTGCCGACAGTTTCAGCACGGAACGCCGCTTGTTGGTTAGCGGGCCGGATTGTATTTTCGCGTTCGATCTGGCCACGCGCGAACTCGCGGTCATCCAGACAGGTTTTCTGACCCACAGCTTTCTGCCGCACACCGACGACCCGGAAATGGTGCTGGCGATCGAACGGTGGGGCAGGCGCGCGGCCGAAATAAACCTCGCGGACGCTACGCTTACGCGCCGGCTTACCAGCCCGGAAAAGATGTGGTTCTTCGGGCACGGCATCAAGCCTGCTGGCGGTGATACCGTTTATATATCAGGCGTATCGTTTGAAAACGGCCATGGCTATCTGATGGGGTATGACGCCCGTTCGCTCGAGCCGATCGTCAAACACGATGTCGCCAATACGAATATCCATGAATGCCATATCTTGCCCGATGGCACGGCGATGGTGGCGAGTTCGGGTGTCACCGGCCGGGTTACATCGTTTTTCGAAGACGGCAAACGGGTCGAACCCGCCGCGCTGGTGCATGTGGATCTGACGGACGGCCGCGTGCTGGGCCGCAAGGTACTGGCGGACCCGGACCAGACCATCGGCCATTTTGCGCAAACGGGTGACGGCGGTTTGCTGGCGCTAACCCGGCCCATGAACCGCAGCAAGCGCAAATACGGGTATCTTTGCGCCGGGCATATCGACCGGCCGGGATTGAGCGAGATACCGCTGCCGCCCGAGCTGGACGGAAAACTGAACGGCGAGATGCTGAGCGTCGCGATCGACAAGCGCGACCGCATTGCGGCTGTGACCAACCCGGGCAGCGGCACGCTTTTGTTTATAGACCTTGAGCGCAATGTGCTGCGCGACTGGATGGCATGCAGGACGCAGTCCGTGGCTTATGACGGCGCCATGGCCAGCTTTATCGCAACACCGAACAAGGAAATCATGCAGGTCGATACCGGGTTGAAGACGTTATCGCCGCTTTCCCCGCCTGCCATGGCGGACAGACTGAATGTGAGCGGGTCCCACAGCCTGATTGTTTGA